The stretch of DNA CCGGCCTCGCAGTGCCCGACCATCGCCCCGGAGTGGGAGGACCCGGCGGGCGTGCCGATCTCGGCCATCCTCTTCGGCGGCCGCCGCGCCACCGCCGTCCCGCTGGTCACCGAGTCCTTCGACTGGCAGCACGGCGTCTTCCTCGGCTCCAACATCGCCTCGGAGAAGACCGCCGCCGCCGAGGGCACCGTCGGCGAGCTGCGCCGCGACCCGTTCGCGATGCTGCCCTTCTGCGGCTACAACATGGGTGACTACTTCGGCCACTGGCTGAAGCTCGGCGCCCAGGCCGACGCCGAGAAGCTGCCGAAGATCTACTACGTCAACTGGTTCCGCAAGAACGCCGGTGGCAAGTTCGTCTGGCCGGGCTACGGCGAGAACAGCCGCGTGCTCAAGTGGATCGTCGACCGCCTGGAGGGCACCGCCGAGGGCGTCGAGTCGCCGATCGGCATCCTGCCGCAGCAGGCCGAGCTCGACCTGGACGGCCTCGACCTCACGCAGGAGGACCTCGACCTGCTGCTCACCGTGGACGCCGACATCTGGCGCCAGGAGGCCGCGCTCGTCCCGGCCCACCTGGAGCTGTTCGGCGAGCACACCCCCACCGAGCTGTGGGACGAGTACCGCGCGCTGGTCAAGCGCCTGGGCTAGTCGACTGGCGGAAACGTCGGGGCCCCAACGGCAGCAGCCGTTGGGGCCCCATCCACGTACGGACGGCCTACGGCTGGACGTAGCCGCTGAGGAAGTCGCCGATCCGGGTGACCGCGTCGGCGATCTCCTCCGGGCGCGGCAGGGTGACCAGCCGGAAGTGGTCGGGCTCGGGCCAGTTGAAGCCGGTGCCCTGGACGATCAGGATCCGCTGGGCGCGCAGCAGGTCGAGCACCATCTGCTGGTCGTCCTTGATCTTGTACACCTGCGGGTCGAGCTTCGGGAAGGCGTAGAGCGCGCCCTTGGGCTTCACGCAGCTGACGCCGGGGATCTCGTTCAGCAGCTTGTAGGCGGTGTCGCGGGATTCGAGCAGCCGGCCGCCGGGCAGCAGCAGCTCCTTGATCGACTGCCGGCCGCCGAGCGCCGCCGCCACCGCGTGCTGGGCGGGCATGTTGGCGCAGAGCCGCATGCTGGCCAGCACGGTCAGGCCCTCGATGTAGCTGCGGGCCCGGTGCCGGTCGCCGGAGAGCACCATCCAGCCGGAGCGGAAGCCCGCCACCCGGTACGACTTGGACATCCCGTTGAAGGTCACGCAGAACAGGTCCGGGGCCAGGGTGGCCAGCGGGACGTGCTCGGCGTCGTCGTAGAGGATCTTGTCGTAGATCTCGTCCGCGTAGAGCACCAGGTCGTGCCGGCGGGCGATCTCGACGATCCCCTCCAGCACCTCGCGCGGGTAGACCGCCCCGGTCGGGTTGTTCGGGTTGATCACCACGATGGCCCGGGTGCGGTCGGTGACCTTGGCCTCGATGTCGGCCAGGTCCGGGTACCACTCGGACTGCTCGTCGCAGCGGTAGTGCACGGCGGTGCCGCCGGAGAGGCTGACCGAGGCCGTCCAGAGCGGGTAGTCCGGGGCGGGCACCAGTACCTCGTCACCGTCGTCCAGCAGCGCCGTCATGGCCAGCTGGATGAGCTCCGAGACGCCGTTGCCGAGGAAGACGTCCTCGACGGTGAGGCCGTGCAGCCCCCGGTCCTCGTAGTGCATGACGATGGCCCGCCGGGCCGAGAGCAGGCCCTTGGAATCCCCGTAGCCGTGCGCCGTGGAGAGGTTCTTCAGGATGTCCTGGAGGATCTCCGGCGGCGCCTCGAAGCCGAAGACGGCCGGGTTGCCGGTGTTCAGCTTGAGGATGCGATGCCCCTGGTCCTCCAGACGCATCGCCTCGTCGAGCACCGGGCCGCGGATGTCGTAGCAGACATTGGCGAGCTTGCTGGACTGAATCACCTGCATGCCAGCAAACGATACGGCGCAGCCGCCCCCGGCGGCTCCGTGCCTTTGCACACATTCGGAAATCCTCCGTCCGGGTGTGCGAGGACTCGATCCACCAGTTCGAGCCGTGGGTCAGCCGGCGGTGGGGCGGCGCAGGACCAGGTCGCTCCAGCTGACGCCGGGGCGGTGGTGCGGGTCGGGGCGCTCGCTGAGGTGCACGGCGGCGAGGCCGTGCCGGGCGGCCAGCGCGGTGGTCTCGGCCGCCGAGACGTCGTACATCCGGCGGCCGGGCGGGACCGGGCCGTGCCGCAGCTTGACGGCCGCCAGGCCGCCGGGGGCGAGGAGCTCGGTGAGGGCGGCCATCGCGGTGGTGCGTTCGGCGGCGTCCAGGTGCATCCAGACGGCAGTCAGCAGCACCAGCTCGAACCGCCGCCCGGCCGCCCGCAGCAGCGGCAGCTCCGGCAGCGCGTCGGCCACCCACTCGATCGGTTGGTCGGCGTGGATCTCCCGTCCCAGCGCGCGGAGTTCGGCCACCGGCTCGGCCGCGACCACGGGGTGCCCGCGGCGGGCCAGCTCGGCGGCGTCCCGTCCGCTGCCCGCCCCGATGTCGAGCACGGCGGCGGGCGGCCCGGGCAGCAGCCCGAGCACGTCCCGGTGCACCTCGGCGAAGGTGACGCTCTCGTACTGGGCGACGAGCTCGGCGGCGGCCTCGCCGTAACCGGCCGTGCTGGCAAGGAGGTTCGAATCCGACATCCGGCCAGGCTAGGGGGTCGGCGGCCCGGGGCGAGCGCGGGGTGAGGGACTCGGCGCCGCCGGCCCGGTGGTTGGCCTAGGCTTCGCCGCACCGGACCGGGTGGGACCAGCCGGACCGGCCGGGGTGGTCGGCGCTGACCGGAGGGGGAGACGACGTGGTCGTGGTCGTACTGGCGGTGGCCGGGGCCGTGCTCGGGGTGCTGCTGCGGGGAGTGGTCCTCCGGCTGGCCGTGCCCGAGGGGGAGGCGTGGCAGCGGGGGTGCCCGAGCTGCGGGGGGCCGGTCCGGCCGGTGCCGCTGCCGTACCGGTGCCCGCACTGCCGGGCCCGGCTCGGGCCGGTGCCGCTGGTGCTCGAAGGCACGCTGGCCCTCGCCCTCGGCGGGCTGGCCGCCGAGCGGTCGGGCTGGGAACTCGCCACGGCCGCCGCGCTGTTCACGCTCCTGGTGCCGCTGGCCCTGGTCGACCTGCGGGTGCACCGGCTGCCGGACCCGCTCACCCTGCCCGCGTACGCCCTCACCCTCGGGCTGCTCGCCATCGCCGGTACGGGGTGGGGGAGTTGGGTGCGGGCCCTGCTCGGCGGCCTGGCGCTGGCGGGCTGCTACCTCCTGCTCGTGCTGATCAGCCCCGAGGGGATGGGCCCCGGCGATCTCAAGCTCGCGCTCCCGCTCGGCACGGTGCTCGGCTGGTACGGCTGGCCGGTGCTCTTCCAGGGCGGCTTCCTCGGCTTCCTGCTCGGCGCGCTCTACGGCCTCCCGCTGCTGCTCCTGCGCCGGGGCCGCACCCTCGCCTTCGGCCCGTTCATGATCGCCGGCGCCTGGCTGGCCCTGCTGGCGGCCTGAGCCGCGGGAACCGGCAGGCCGGGGCGGCCCGTCCGGATCGGTATGAGTACCACCGCCCTCCTCGCTCCGATGCTTGCGCCGCTGCTCGGCCCGCTGCTGTTCTTCACGGCGGCCGTTGTCCTGGCGGTCCGCCGGGTGCGCGGCAGGCGGTGGGGCCACGGCCCGTTCGCGGTGATGGCCGCCTCGGTGGCGTACACGGCGTACGGGCTTGGCCTGTTCTCGGGGCCGCTCTGGCAGGAGCCCGACGAGTACTGCGGCCTCGTCCGCGGCGTCCCGGGCGACCGCGTGGTCTCGCACGAGGCGCTGCCGGTGAGCGTGCAGTGCATGACCCAGGACGGCCACGGCACCGAGCTCGTGCCGGTCTGGGTCAACCCGCTGATCTACGCCGGACTGGCCGGGGCCGTGGCGGTGGTGGTGCTCTGGATCCGCGCGGTGGCCCGGCGCAGGACGACGGCAGGGGCGCGAAGTCGGTGACCTCGCGCCCCTGCTCGGGGGCTGCGTCGGCTCACCCGCCGGGTCCACCGAGTCTCGCCGCCAGGCGGAGGAGGACCCGGGCGGTGGACTCCGGCCCGGCGTCCGGCCCGCAGAGGCTCACCAGCAGCAGGGTGGCGCCGGCGCGTTCGGCCTGGTGGTAGCAGGGGCGGCCGTCCTGGCCGGGGGCGGTCCAGACGAGGCGGTCGGAGGCGGCCGCCTCACGGTACGAGCGGTTGGTGCGCGCCGGCTCGGCCGGGCAGGAGTCGACGGCTGCGGAGAGGCGTCGGTACACCGCCTCGGCGGCGGGCGCGGTGGGGTAGGAGGCCACGGCCTGGTCCACCGTCAGCAGGGTGGAGTCGTGGTAGCCGGTGGCGCGGAAGGCCGTGAAGACGGGGTCGAAGAGTGCCTGGGTGGCCGGCCTCCGTACGAGCTCGCACGGAGGGGCGGTCGCGGTGGCCTCGTCGGGGACGACTGCGTCGTAGGCCTGGGTCAGCGGGCGGTCGAGCAGGCCGCTCAGCTCCTCCTGGGTGAGGAGGGTGGATACGGCCGGACTCCGGGACGGTGGTGCGGCCGCCGTGGTCCTCGGGGTCGCCGAGGCGGCGGTGGGCGGGGCGGAGTGGTCCGGCCAGAGGTACCAGGTGACGGAGACGAGCAGGAGGCCGGCCAGCCCGAGGGCCACCGGGAGCGGCCGAGGTGGCCGGGGCGGCGGGTTCCAGGGCGGTGGGGCAGGTGGTGCGGGCCGAGGCGGCTGTGTCCGGGCGGGCGTCCGGGCGGGAGGGGCGGCGGCGGTGTCGGCAGGAGCGGCGGTGACGGGTGCGGCTGTGGCGCCCCGGGTCGGGCGGGTGGGCGGCCGTGGGGCGGGGCGGCCCAGCGGTGGAGCCACGGCTCGCGGGGTCTGCCGCCAGAGCGGGAGGGGTGGCATGGACGGGTCGGTCACGGACGGTCTCCTCGGCGTGGCTGCGGTCAGCGGTGGCAGGCGGCGGCGAGCACCAGCAGGAGGACGAGCAGCCCCAGCAGCTGGAGGCAGCCGGGGGCACCGCTCGGGCTGCGGTGGTTCACCTCGACCTGGCCGCCCGGCACGAGGCCCGGGTGCTGCTTGCGGTAGTGCTCGATCTGCTGCCGTTCTCCCTGGGACTCGGTGCTCCAGGCGGTCTTGAACCCGCACTCGCCGCACCAGTAGCGGTAGGCCACGGCTGCTCTCCTTCCAGTGGTCAGAGCCGGCGCCAGCACACGGTGTAGGCGAGGGTCGGGTAGTACTTCGGCTGCCAGGCCGTCCAGCCGTACTGGCCGCAGAAGCCCGGGTCGTACGCGTTGGTCCGGCCGTTCACCACCACGTTGGGGCGGACACAGGGGGCGGCCTTGAAGGTCGAACCCGTCTTCGACAGACAGGTGTTGACGCCCGCGCGGGCGGCGTCGTCCGGGTAGTTCATGCTGAGGCAGAGGACCACGTCGCTGCTCGCGCCGGACGGCCCGGGGAGGGGGCGCCAGTAGTTGAAGCCGGGCAGGCTTTCGCACCGGGAGTTCTCGCTGCCCTGGAAGACGGTGAGCACCTTGAAGTTGCCGTCCTGGCACGCCTGCCTGTCCCAGGTGCCGGTGTCCTGGAGGCCGAAGACGCAGTCGCCCGTCCGGGCGTGGAAGGCGGTGCCGCCGGGGCTCTGGTAGCTCAGGCACAGGACGCGCCGGGCCGCTGGTGAGGAGACGCTCTCGTCCTCGTCCGCGGCGTTGGCACAGCTGCTCAGGTCCGTGGTGCCCGAGTTGATCCGCTGCACCTTGAACGATCCCGGGCCGCAGGCGGCGACGGCGAGCACGGGGTGTCCGTCGGTGCCGGAGTCGGTGAAGCAGTCGCCGACCGAGGCGTCGCGGATCAGGTTGGGCGGCGGGGACGGCGAGGGTGGG from Kitasatospora sp. MMS16-BH015 encodes:
- a CDS encoding pyridoxal phosphate-dependent aminotransferase, coding for MQVIQSSKLANVCYDIRGPVLDEAMRLEDQGHRILKLNTGNPAVFGFEAPPEILQDILKNLSTAHGYGDSKGLLSARRAIVMHYEDRGLHGLTVEDVFLGNGVSELIQLAMTALLDDGDEVLVPAPDYPLWTASVSLSGGTAVHYRCDEQSEWYPDLADIEAKVTDRTRAIVVINPNNPTGAVYPREVLEGIVEIARRHDLVLYADEIYDKILYDDAEHVPLATLAPDLFCVTFNGMSKSYRVAGFRSGWMVLSGDRHRARSYIEGLTVLASMRLCANMPAQHAVAAALGGRQSIKELLLPGGRLLESRDTAYKLLNEIPGVSCVKPKGALYAFPKLDPQVYKIKDDQQMVLDLLRAQRILIVQGTGFNWPEPDHFRLVTLPRPEEIADAVTRIGDFLSGYVQP
- a CDS encoding bifunctional 2-polyprenyl-6-hydroxyphenol methylase/3-demethylubiquinol 3-O-methyltransferase UbiG, coding for MSDSNLLASTAGYGEAAAELVAQYESVTFAEVHRDVLGLLPGPPAAVLDIGAGSGRDAAELARRGHPVVAAEPVAELRALGREIHADQPIEWVADALPELPLLRAAGRRFELVLLTAVWMHLDAAERTTAMAALTELLAPGGLAAVKLRHGPVPPGRRMYDVSAAETTALAARHGLAAVHLSERPDPHHRPGVSWSDLVLRRPTAG
- a CDS encoding prepilin peptidase, yielding MVVVVLAVAGAVLGVLLRGVVLRLAVPEGEAWQRGCPSCGGPVRPVPLPYRCPHCRARLGPVPLVLEGTLALALGGLAAERSGWELATAAALFTLLVPLALVDLRVHRLPDPLTLPAYALTLGLLAIAGTGWGSWVRALLGGLALAGCYLLLVLISPEGMGPGDLKLALPLGTVLGWYGWPVLFQGGFLGFLLGALYGLPLLLLRRGRTLAFGPFMIAGAWLALLAA
- a CDS encoding sensor domain-containing protein, translated to MALGLAGLLLVSVTWYLWPDHSAPPTAASATPRTTAAAPPSRSPAVSTLLTQEELSGLLDRPLTQAYDAVVPDEATATAPPCELVRRPATQALFDPVFTAFRATGYHDSTLLTVDQAVASYPTAPAAEAVYRRLSAAVDSCPAEPARTNRSYREAAASDRLVWTAPGQDGRPCYHQAERAGATLLLVSLCGPDAGPESTARVLLRLAARLGGPGG